In one window of Escherichia coli DSM 30083 = JCM 1649 = ATCC 11775 DNA:
- the glnK gene encoding P-II family nitrogen regulator yields MKLVTVIIKPFKLEDVREALSSIGIQGLTVTEVKGFGRQKGHAELYRGAEYSVNFLPKVKIDVAIADDQLDEVIDIVSKAAYTGKIGDGKIFVAELQRVIRIRTGEADEAAL; encoded by the coding sequence ATGAAGCTGGTGACCGTGATAATCAAACCATTCAAGCTGGAAGACGTTCGTGAAGCGTTATCTTCCATTGGTATTCAGGGCCTGACCGTCACCGAAGTGAAAGGTTTCGGGCGTCAGAAAGGACATGCCGAGCTGTACCGGGGGGCGGAATACAGCGTCAACTTTCTGCCAAAAGTAAAAATTGATGTGGCGATTGCTGATGACCAACTCGATGAAGTGATCGATATCGTCAGCAAGGCGGCTTACACCGGAAAAATTGGCGACGGCAAAATCTTCGTCGCTGAATTGCAACGCGTCATTCGTATTCGTACCGGCGAAGCCGACGAAGCGGCGCTGTAA
- the ybaE gene encoding SgrR family transcriptional regulator: protein MRLLNRLNQYQRLWQPSAGKPQTVTVSELAERCFCSERHVRTLLRQAQEAGWLEWQAQSGRGKRGQLRFLVTPESLRNAMMEQALETGKQQDVLELAQLAPGELRTLLQPFMGGQWQNDTPTLRIPYYRPLEPLQPGFLPGRAEQHLAGQIFSGLTRFDNNTQRPIGDLAHHWETSTDGLRWDFYLRSTLHWHNGDAVKASHLHQRLLMLLQLPALDQLFISVKRIEVTHPQCLTFFLHRPDYWLAHRLASYCSHLAHPQFPLIGTGPFRLTQFTAELVRLESHDYYHLRHPLLKAVEYWITPPLFEKDMGTSCRHPVQITIGKPEELQRVSQVSSGISLGFCYLTLRKSLRLSLWQARKVISIIHQSGLLQTLEVGENLITASHALLPGWTIPHWQVPDEVKLPKTLTLVYHLPIELHTMAERLQATLAAEGCELTIIFHNAKNWDDTTLLAHADLMMGDRLIGEAPEYTLEQWLRCDPLWPHVFDAPAYAHLQSTLDAVQVMPDEENRFNALKAVFSQLMADATLTPLFNYHYRISAPPGVNGVRLTPRGWFEFTEAWLPAPSQ from the coding sequence ATGCGACTGCTCAACCGTCTTAACCAGTATCAACGTCTGTGGCAACCTTCCGCCGGAAAGCCGCAAACCGTCACCGTCAGCGAACTGGCCGAACGCTGTTTTTGCAGCGAACGCCATGTTCGTACGCTGTTGCGTCAGGCACAGGAGGCGGGATGGCTGGAGTGGCAGGCGCAGTCAGGACGCGGAAAGCGCGGACAATTACGCTTTCTGGTCACGCCAGAATCGCTACGCAATGCGATGATGGAACAGGCGCTGGAAACCGGAAAGCAGCAAGATGTGCTGGAGCTGGCGCAACTGGCCCCAGGTGAGCTGCGCACTCTGTTACAGCCGTTTATGGGCGGACAATGGCAAAACGATACGCCCACGTTGCGTATTCCCTACTATCGCCCGCTCGAACCGCTACAACCGGGCTTTTTGCCCGGCCGTGCCGAGCAGCATCTGGCCGGGCAGATATTTTCCGGCCTGACCCGCTTCGATAATAATACTCAGCGCCCGATTGGCGATTTAGCACATCACTGGGAAACCTCTACTGACGGGTTACGCTGGGATTTTTATCTTCGCTCAACCTTACACTGGCATAACGGCGATGCAGTAAAAGCCTCCCACTTACACCAGCGGTTATTGATGCTGTTACAACTGCCAGCACTGGATCAATTATTTATTAGCGTGAAGCGTATTGAAGTCACCCATCCGCAGTGTCTGACCTTCTTTTTACATCGCCCCGATTACTGGCTTGCGCACCGACTGGCGAGCTATTGCAGCCATCTGGCGCATCCGCAATTCCCACTGATCGGCACAGGTCCTTTTCGCTTAACACAATTCACAGCGGAACTGGTGCGCCTGGAGAGCCATGATTATTACCATTTACGTCATCCGCTGCTTAAAGCGGTTGAGTACTGGATAACTCCGCCGCTTTTCGAAAAAGATATGGGAACCAGTTGTCGGCATCCCGTGCAAATCACCATTGGCAAACCGGAGGAGCTGCAACGGGTCAGCCAGGTCAGTAGCGGCATCAGTTTAGGTTTTTGCTATTTAACATTGCGCAAAAGTCTCCGACTGTCCCTCTGGCAGGCGCGAAAAGTAATCTCCATTATTCATCAATCCGGTTTATTACAAACGTTAGAAGTCGGAGAAAACCTGATCACTGCCAGTCATGCATTACTGCCAGGCTGGACTATTCCGCATTGGCAAGTACCGGATGAAGTTAAACTACCGAAAACCTTGACGCTGGTTTATCACCTACCGATAGAACTTCATACCATGGCAGAACGCCTACAGGCGACACTGGCAGCGGAAGGCTGTGAACTCACAATTATTTTTCATAACGCAAAAAACTGGGACGACACGACCCTACTGGCACACGCAGACCTCATGATGGGCGACAGATTAATTGGCGAAGCACCGGAATATACCCTGGAGCAATGGCTGCGTTGCGATCCACTGTGGCCACATGTTTTCGACGCTCCAGCATATGCACATTTGCAATCGACACTGGACGCAGTGCAAGTAATGCCTGATGAGGAAAACCGATTTAATGCCCTGAAAGCGGTTTTTAGCCAGTTAATGGCAGATGCGACGCTGACGCCGCTGTTCAACTATCACTATCGCATTAGCGCCCCTCCCGGCGTGAACGGTGTGCGACTGACACCGCGCGGCTGGTTTGAATTTACCGAAGCCTGGCTTCCCGCGCCGTCGCAATGA
- the ybaY gene encoding YbaY family lipoprotein produces the protein MKLVHMASGLAVAIALAACADKSADIQTPAPAANTSISATQQPAIQQPNVSGTVWIRQKVALPPDAVLTVTLSDASLADAPSKVLAQKAVRTEGKQSPFSFVLPFNPADVQPNARILLSAAITVNDKLVFITDTVQPVINQGGTKADLTLVPVQQTAVPVQASGGATTTVPSTSPTQVNPSSAVPAPTQY, from the coding sequence ATGAAACTCGTGCACATGGCCAGTGGTTTAGCGGTTGCGATTGCGTTGGCGGCTTGCGCAGATAAAAGCGCGGATATTCAGACGCCAGCACCGGCTGCAAATACGTCTATTTCAGCAACACAACAACCTGCTATCCAGCAACCGAATGTCTCCGGTACCGTTTGGATCCGTCAGAAAGTCGCACTGCCGCCTGATGCCGTGCTGACCGTGACACTTTCTGACGCGTCGTTAGCCGATGCGCCGTCGAAAGTGCTGGCGCAGAAAGCGGTGCGTACCGAAGGTAAACAGTCACCATTCAGCTTTGTTCTGCCATTTAACCCGGCAGATGTTCAGCCGAACGCGCGTATTCTGTTGAGTGCGGCGATTACCGTGAATGACAAACTGGTATTTATTACCGATACCGTTCAGCCGGTGATCAACCAGGGCGGAACTAAAGCCGACCTGACATTGGTGCCGGTGCAGCAAACCGCCGTGCCGGTTCAGGCTAGCGGTGGCGCAACGACTACCGTACCTTCAACTTCACCAACCCAGGTGAATCCGTCTTCGGCAGTTCCAGCTCCAACGCAATATTAA
- the mdlB gene encoding SmdB family multidrug efflux ABC transporter permease/ATP-binding protein — MRSFSQLWPTLKRLLAYGSPWRKPLGIAVLMMWVAAAAEVSGPLLISYFIDNMVAKNNLPLKVGAGLAAAYVGLQLFAAGLHYAQSLLFNRAAVGVVQQLRTDVMDAALRQPLSEFDTQPVGQVISRVTNDTEVIRDLYVTVVATVLRSAALVGAMLVAMFSLDWRMALVAIMIFPVVLVVMVIYQRYSTPIVRRVRAYLADINDGFNEIINGMSVIQQFRQQARFGERMGEASRSHYMARMQTLRLDGFLLRPLLSLFSSLILCGLLMLFGFSASGTIEVGVLYAFISYLGRLNEPLIELTTQQAMLQQAVVAGERVFELMDGPRQQYGNDDRPLQSGTIDVDNVSFAYRDDNLVLKNINLSVPSRNFVALVGHTGSGKSTLASLLMGYYPLTEGEIRLDGRPLSTLSHSALRQGVAMVQQDPVVLADTFLANVTLGRDISEERVWQALEIVQLAELARSMSDGIYTPLGEQGNNLSVGQKQLLALARVLVETPQILILDEATASIDSGTEQAIQHALAAVREHTTLVVIAHRLSTIVDADTILVLHRGQAVEQGTHQQLLAAQGRYWQMYQLQLAGEELAASVREEESLSA, encoded by the coding sequence ATGCGTAGTTTTAGCCAACTGTGGCCGACTCTCAAGCGCCTGTTAGCGTACGGTTCACCGTGGCGTAAACCGTTGGGGATTGCGGTCCTGATGATGTGGGTTGCGGCGGCGGCAGAAGTCAGTGGGCCGCTGCTTATCAGCTATTTTATCGACAATATGGTAGCGAAAAATAACCTGCCGTTGAAAGTGGGTGCAGGGCTGGCGGCGGCGTATGTTGGGCTGCAACTGTTTGCAGCCGGGCTACATTACGCGCAGTCGCTGCTGTTTAATCGGGCGGCAGTAGGCGTAGTGCAACAGTTGCGTACCGACGTGATGGATGCTGCGTTACGCCAGCCATTAAGCGAGTTTGATACCCAACCCGTCGGGCAGGTGATTTCCCGCGTCACTAATGACACTGAAGTGATCCGCGATCTCTACGTTACCGTAGTGGCAACTGTCCTGCGTAGCGCCGCACTGGTGGGCGCGATGCTGGTGGCGATGTTCAGCCTCGACTGGCGAATGGCGCTGGTGGCGATAATGATTTTCCCGGTGGTGCTGGTGGTAATGGTGATATATCAGCGTTACAGCACGCCGATTGTCCGTCGTGTGCGCGCTTATCTGGCGGATATCAACGACGGCTTTAACGAAATCATCAATGGCATGAGCGTTATCCAGCAGTTCCGTCAGCAGGCGCGATTTGGCGAACGTATGGGTGAGGCCAGTCGTTCACACTATATGGCGAGGATGCAAACCCTGCGCCTCGACGGTTTTCTGCTGCGTCCGCTGCTGAGTCTGTTTTCATCGCTCATTCTTTGTGGCTTGTTGATGCTGTTTGGCTTCTCTGCCAGCGGCACCATTGAAGTGGGCGTGTTGTATGCGTTCATCAGTTATTTGGGGCGACTTAACGAACCCTTAATCGAACTGACCACGCAGCAGGCGATGCTGCAACAGGCTGTTGTTGCTGGTGAGCGCGTTTTTGAGCTGATGGACGGACCGCGCCAGCAATATGGCAATGATGATCGCCCGTTGCAGAGCGGCACCATCGACGTCGATAACGTGTCATTTGCTTATCGCGATGACAATCTGGTGCTAAAGAACATTAATCTCTCTGTGCCTTCGCGCAACTTTGTGGCGCTGGTCGGGCATACCGGCAGTGGCAAAAGCACCCTCGCCAGTTTATTGATGGGCTATTACCCGCTAACGGAAGGTGAGATTCGCCTTGATGGTCGTCCATTAAGTACGCTAAGTCACAGCGCGCTGCGCCAGGGCGTGGCAATGGTGCAGCAAGATCCGGTGGTGCTGGCGGATACCTTCCTCGCCAACGTGACGCTGGGACGTGATATCTCTGAAGAACGCGTCTGGCAGGCGCTGGAAATCGTGCAGCTGGCGGAGCTGGCGCGTAGCATGAGTGATGGTATTTACACGCCGCTTGGCGAGCAGGGGAATAATCTCTCAGTCGGGCAAAAGCAACTGCTGGCACTGGCGCGCGTGCTGGTGGAGACGCCGCAAATCCTGATCCTTGATGAGGCAACCGCCAGCATTGACTCCGGGACTGAACAGGCGATTCAACATGCTCTGGCGGCGGTGCGTGAACATACTACGCTTGTGGTGATTGCTCACCGCTTATCGACTATTGTTGATGCCGACACCATTCTGGTGCTTCATCGTGGGCAAGCTGTGGAGCAGGGCACTCACCAGCAACTGCTGGCGGCCCAGGGACGCTACTGGCAGATGTATCAACTGCAACTTGCGGGCGAAGAGCTGGCAGCCAGCGTGCGTGAAGAGGAATCATTGAGCGCCTGA
- the tesB gene encoding acyl-CoA thioesterase II — translation MSQALKNLLTLLNLEKIEEGLFRGQSEDLGLRQVFGGQVVGQALYAAKETVPDERLVHSFHSYFLRPGDSKKPIIYDVETLRDGNSFSARRVSAIQNGKPIFYMTASFQAPEAGFEHQKTMPSAPAPDGLPSETQIAQSLAHLLPPVLKDKFICDRPLEVRPVEFHNPLKGHVAEPHRQVWIRANGSVPDDLRVHQYLLGYASDLNFLPVALQPHGIGFLEPGIQIATIDHSMWFHRPFNLNEWLLYSVESTSASSARGFVRGEFYTQDGVLVASTVQEGVMRNHN, via the coding sequence ATGAGTCAGGCGCTAAAAAATTTACTGACATTGTTAAATCTGGAAAAAATTGAGGAAGGACTCTTTCGCGGCCAGAGTGAAGATTTAGGTTTACGCCAGGTATTTGGCGGCCAGGTCGTGGGTCAGGCCTTGTATGCTGCAAAAGAGACCGTCCCTGACGAGCGGCTGGTACATTCTTTTCACAGCTACTTTCTTCGCCCTGGCGATAGTAAGAAGCCGATTATTTATGATGTCGAAACGCTGCGTGACGGTAACAGCTTCAGCGCCCGCCGGGTTTCTGCTATTCAAAACGGCAAACCGATTTTTTATATGACTGCCTCTTTCCAGGCACCAGAAGCGGGTTTCGAACATCAAAAAACAATGCCGTCCGCGCCAGCGCCTGATGGCCTGCCTTCAGAAACGCAAATCGCCCAATCGCTGGCGCACCTGCTGCCGCCAGTGCTGAAAGATAAATTCATCTGCGATCGTCCGCTGGAAGTCCGTCCGGTGGAGTTTCATAACCCACTGAAAGGTCACGTCGCAGAACCGCATCGTCAGGTGTGGATCCGCGCAAATGGTAGCGTGCCGGATGATCTGCGCGTTCATCAGTATCTGCTCGGTTATGCTTCTGATCTTAATTTCCTGCCGGTAGCTCTACAGCCGCACGGCATCGGTTTTCTCGAACCGGGGATTCAGATTGCCACCATTGACCATTCCATGTGGTTCCATCGCCCGTTTAATTTGAATGAATGGCTGCTGTATAGCGTGGAAAGCACCTCGGCGTCCAGCGCACGCGGCTTTGTGCGCGGTGAGTTTTATACCCAGGACGGCGTGCTGGTTGCCTCGACCGTTCAGGAAGGGGTGATGCGTAATCACAATTAA
- the ybaA gene encoding DUF1428 domain-containing protein: MKYVDGFVVAVPADKKDAYREMAAKAAPLFKEFGALRIVECWASDVPDGKVTDFRMAVKAEENEEVVFSWIEYPSKEVRDAANQKMMSDPRMKEFGESMPFDGKRMIYGGFESIIDE, from the coding sequence ATGAAGTATGTTGATGGTTTTGTTGTTGCCGTTCCTGCCGATAAAAAGGATGCCTATCGGGAAATGGCCGCTAAGGCCGCGCCATTATTTAAAGAGTTCGGTGCGCTTCGTATTGTCGAATGCTGGGCCAGCGATGTACCGGATGGTAAAGTGACCGATTTTCGTATGGCGGTGAAAGCGGAAGAGAATGAAGAGGTTGTCTTTAGCTGGATTGAATACCCTTCAAAAGAGGTCCGCGACGCTGCTAATCAAAAGATGATGTCGGACCCACGGATGAAAGAGTTCGGCGAGTCCATGCCGTTTGACGGCAAGCGAATGATCTATGGTGGATTCGAATCAATCATCGACGAGTAG
- the amtB gene encoding ammonium transporter AmtB, protein MKIATIKTGLASLAMLPGLVMAAPAVADKADNAFMMICTALVLFMTVPGIALFYGGLIRGKNVLSMLTQVTVTFALVCILWVVYGYSLAFGEGNNFFGNINGLMLKNIELTAVMGSIYQYIHVAFQGSFACITVGLIVGALAERIRFSAVLIFVVVWLTLSYIPIAHMVWGGGLLASHGALDFAGGTVVHINAAIAGLVGAYLIGKRVGFGKEAFKPHNLPMVFTGTAILYIGWFGFNAGSAGTANEIAALAFVNTVVATAAAILGWIFGEWALRGKPSLLGACSGAIAGLVGVTPACGYIGVGGALIIGVVAGLAGLWGVTMLKRLLRVDDPCDVFGVHGVCGIVGCIMTGIFAASSLGGVGFAEGVTMGHQLLVQLESIAITIVWSGVVAFIGYKLADLTVGLRVPEEQEREGLDVNSHGENAYNA, encoded by the coding sequence ATGAAGATAGCGACGATAAAAACTGGGCTTGCTTCACTGGCGATGCTGCCGGGACTGGTAATGGCTGCACCTGCGGTGGCCGATAAAGCCGACAATGCGTTTATGATGATTTGTACTGCGCTGGTGCTGTTTATGACCGTTCCGGGGATTGCCCTGTTTTATGGAGGGCTGATTCGTGGCAAAAACGTGCTGTCGATGCTGACGCAGGTGACCGTGACGTTTGCACTGGTCTGTATTCTCTGGGTGGTTTACGGCTACTCGCTGGCGTTTGGCGAAGGCAACAACTTCTTCGGCAACATTAACGGGTTGATGCTGAAAAACATTGAACTGACGGCGGTGATGGGCAGCATTTATCAGTATATCCACGTGGCGTTTCAGGGATCGTTTGCCTGCATTACCGTAGGCTTGATAGTTGGGGCGCTGGCGGAACGAATCCGCTTCTCAGCTGTGTTGATTTTTGTGGTGGTATGGCTGACGCTCTCTTACATTCCGATTGCGCATATGGTCTGGGGCGGCGGTTTGCTGGCTTCTCACGGGGCACTGGATTTCGCGGGTGGCACGGTGGTGCATATTAACGCCGCAATCGCCGGTCTGGTGGGCGCGTATCTGATAGGCAAACGCGTGGGCTTCGGTAAAGAGGCGTTTAAACCGCACAACCTGCCGATGGTCTTCACCGGGACTGCTATTCTCTATATCGGTTGGTTTGGCTTTAACGCCGGGTCAGCGGGCACGGCGAATGAAATCGCGGCACTGGCATTTGTGAATACTGTGGTCGCAACTGCGGCGGCAATTCTTGGCTGGATCTTCGGTGAATGGGCGCTGCGTGGTAAGCCTTCACTGCTGGGAGCGTGTTCTGGCGCGATTGCCGGTCTGGTCGGCGTGACGCCAGCCTGTGGTTACATTGGGGTTGGCGGCGCGTTGATTATCGGCGTGGTAGCTGGTCTGGCGGGCTTGTGGGGCGTTACCATGCTCAAACGCTTGCTGCGGGTGGATGATCCCTGCGATGTCTTCGGTGTGCACGGCGTTTGTGGTATTGTCGGCTGTATCATGACCGGGATTTTTGCCGCCAGCTCGCTGGGCGGCGTGGGCTTCGCTGAAGGTGTGACGATGGGCCATCAGTTGCTGGTACAGCTGGAAAGCATCGCCATTACGATTGTCTGGTCTGGTGTGGTGGCATTTATCGGCTACAAACTGGCGGATTTGACGGTTGGTCTGCGTGTACCGGAAGAGCAGGAGCGAGAAGGGCTGGACGTCAACAGCCACGGCGAGAATGCCTATAACGCGTAA
- the decR gene encoding DNA-binding transcriptional regulator DecR, which produces MLDKIDRKLLALLQQDCTLSLQALAEAVNLTTTPCWKRLKRLEDDGILIGKVALLDPEKIGLGLTAFVLIKTQHHSSEWYCRFVTVVTEMPEVLGFWRMAGEYDYLMRVQVADMKRYDEFYKRLVNSVPGLSDVTSSFAMEQIKYTTSLPIE; this is translated from the coding sequence ATGTTAGATAAAATTGACCGTAAGCTGCTGGCCTTGCTACAGCAGGATTGCACCCTCTCTTTGCAGGCACTGGCTGAAGCCGTTAATCTGACAACCACCCCCTGCTGGAAGCGTCTGAAACGGCTGGAGGACGACGGTATTCTTATCGGCAAAGTCGCCCTGCTGGATCCGGAAAAAATAGGCCTCGGCCTGACCGCCTTTGTGCTGATAAAAACGCAACATCACAGCAGCGAATGGTATTGCCGCTTTGTCACGGTGGTTACCGAAATGCCAGAAGTGCTGGGGTTCTGGCGCATGGCTGGTGAATACGATTATCTGATGCGCGTCCAGGTTGCCGACATGAAACGCTACGACGAGTTTTATAAGCGTCTGGTAAACAGTGTACCGGGGCTGTCGGACGTCACTTCCAGTTTCGCGATGGAACAGATTAAATACACCACTTCTTTACCCATCGAATAA
- the cof gene encoding HMP-PP phosphatase: MARLAAFDMDGTLLMPDHHLGEKTLSTLARLRERDITLTFATGRHALEMQHILGALSLDAYLITGNGTRVHSLEGELLHRDDLPADVAELVLYQQWDTRASMHIFNDDGWFTGKEIPALLQAFVYSGFRYQIIDVKKMPLGSVTKICFCGDHDDLTRLQIQLYEALGERAHLCFSATDCLEVLPVGCNKGAALTVLTQHLGLSLRDCMAFGDAMNDREMLGSVGSGFIMGNAMPQLRAELPHLPVIGHCRNQAVSHYLTHWLDYPHLPYSPE; the protein is encoded by the coding sequence ATGGCTCGTCTGGCAGCATTTGATATGGATGGCACTTTATTGATGCCTGACCATCATTTAGGTGAGAAAACCCTCTCTACTTTGGCGCGACTGCGTGAACGCGACATTACCCTCACTTTTGCCACGGGGCGTCATGCGCTGGAGATGCAGCATATTCTCGGGGCGCTATCGCTGGATGCATATTTGATTACTGGCAACGGAACGCGCGTGCATTCTCTGGAAGGTGAACTTTTACATCGTGATGATTTACCTGCGGATGTCGCGGAGCTGGTGCTGTATCAGCAATGGGATACCCGAGCAAGCATGCATATCTTCAATGACGATGGTTGGTTTACCGGGAAAGAGATCCCTGCGTTGTTGCAGGCATTTGTCTATAGCGGTTTTCGTTATCAGATAATCGATGTCAAAAAAATGCCACTCGGCAGCGTCACCAAGATCTGCTTCTGTGGCGATCACGACGATCTTACACGCTTGCAGATCCAGCTATACGAAGCATTAGGCGAGCGTGCACATTTATGTTTTTCCGCCACGGATTGCCTCGAAGTGCTGCCGGTGGGCTGCAATAAAGGCGCTGCATTGACGGTGCTGACCCAACATTTAGGTTTATCGTTACGCGATTGCATGGCCTTTGGTGATGCGATGAACGATCGCGAAATGTTAGGCAGCGTCGGTAGCGGATTTATTATGGGCAATGCGATGCCGCAACTGCGCGCGGAGCTCCCGCATTTACCGGTGATTGGACATTGCCGAAATCAGGCTGTCTCTCACTATTTGACGCACTGGCTGGACTATCCACATCTACCTTATTCCCCCGAATAA
- the mdlA gene encoding SmdA family multidrug ABC transporter permease/ATP-binding protein — MRLFAQLSWYFRREWRRYLGAVALLVIIAMLQLVPPKVVGIVVDGVTEQHFTTGQILMWIATMVLIAVVVYLLRYVWRVLLFGASYQLAVELREDYYRQLSRQHPEFYLRHRTGDLMARATNDVDRVVFAAGEGVLTLVDSLVMGCAVLIMMSTQISWQLTLFALLPMPVMAIMIKRNGDALHERFKLAQAAFSSLNDRTQESLTSIRMIKAFGLEDRQSALFAADAEDTGKKNMRVARIDARFDPTIYIAIGMANLLAIGGGSWMVVQGSLTLGQLTSFIMYLGLMIWPMLALAWMFNIVERGSAAYSRIRTMLAEAPVVIDGSDKVPEGRGELDVNIRQFTYPQTDHPALENVNFALKPGQMVGICGPTGSGKSTLLSLIQRHFDVSEGDIRFHDIPLTKLQLDSWRSRLAVVSQTPFLFSDTVANNIALGCPNAIQQEIEHVARLASVHDDILRLPQGYDTEVGERGVMLSGGQKQRISIARALLVNAEILILDDALSAVDGRTEHQILHNLRQWGQGRTVIISAHRLSALTEASEIIVMQHGHIGQRGNHDVLVQQSGWYRDMYRYQQLEAALDDAPEIREEAIDA, encoded by the coding sequence GTGCGATTATTTGCTCAATTAAGCTGGTATTTCCGTCGGGAATGGCGTCGCTATCTCGGGGCTGTCGCCTTGCTTGTCATTATCGCGATGCTGCAACTGGTTCCGCCAAAAGTGGTTGGTATTGTTGTTGATGGCGTGACAGAACAACACTTTACTACCGGGCAGATCCTGATGTGGATCGCCACCATGGTGCTGATTGCCGTTGTGGTTTATCTCCTGCGTTACGTCTGGCGCGTATTGCTGTTTGGTGCGTCTTATCAACTGGCTGTTGAACTGCGTGAAGATTATTACCGCCAGCTAAGCCGGCAGCATCCTGAGTTTTACCTGCGTCATCGCACGGGTGACCTCATGGCTCGTGCGACCAATGACGTCGATCGCGTCGTGTTTGCCGCCGGAGAAGGGGTGCTGACGCTGGTGGATTCACTGGTAATGGGCTGCGCTGTGTTGATTATGATGTCTACGCAAATTAGCTGGCAGTTGACCTTATTTGCCCTGTTGCCGATGCCAGTGATGGCGATCATGATCAAGCGCAACGGCGATGCCTTGCATGAACGCTTTAAGCTGGCACAGGCGGCGTTTTCCAGTCTTAATGACCGCACCCAGGAAAGCCTCACCAGTATTCGCATGATCAAAGCCTTTGGTCTGGAAGATCGTCAGTCGGCGTTATTTGCCGCGGATGCCGAAGATACCGGCAAAAAAAACATGCGGGTGGCGCGTATTGATGCTCGTTTCGACCCGACCATCTATATCGCGATTGGTATGGCGAACTTGCTGGCGATTGGCGGCGGTAGTTGGATGGTGGTACAGGGCAGTTTAACGCTGGGCCAGCTCACCAGTTTTATAATGTATTTAGGTCTGATGATTTGGCCAATGCTGGCGCTGGCATGGATGTTTAACATTGTGGAACGTGGCAGCGCGGCGTATAGCCGAATTCGTACCATGCTGGCCGAAGCGCCAGTCGTTATTGATGGTAGTGATAAGGTGCCAGAAGGTCGTGGTGAACTGGATGTGAATATTCGCCAGTTTACGTATCCGCAGACTGACCATCCTGCGCTGGAAAACGTCAATTTCGCCCTGAAACCCGGTCAGATGGTAGGTATTTGCGGGCCGACTGGTTCCGGCAAAAGTACCCTGTTGTCGCTCATTCAGCGTCATTTCGACGTCAGCGAGGGTGATATCCGTTTTCATGATATTCCTCTGACGAAGTTACAACTCGATAGCTGGCGTAGCCGTCTGGCGGTGGTCAGCCAGACACCATTCCTTTTTTCCGACACCGTGGCGAACAACATCGCGTTGGGTTGCCCGAATGCCATCCAGCAAGAGATTGAACACGTAGCGCGGTTAGCCAGCGTACATGACGATATTTTGCGTCTGCCGCAAGGTTACGACACAGAAGTGGGCGAGCGCGGCGTGATGCTTTCTGGCGGACAAAAACAGCGTATCTCCATTGCTCGAGCGTTATTAGTCAACGCGGAAATCCTCATCCTTGATGATGCGCTTTCAGCGGTGGACGGACGTACAGAGCACCAGATCCTGCATAACCTGCGTCAGTGGGGGCAGGGAAGAACGGTAATCATCAGTGCCCATCGCCTTTCTGCACTGACGGAAGCCAGTGAAATTATTGTGATGCAGCACGGGCATATCGGCCAGCGTGGCAATCATGATGTGCTGGTACAACAAAGCGGCTGGTATCGCGATATGTATCGCTATCAACAACTGGAGGCGGCGCTCGACGACGCTCCGGAAATTCGCGAGGAGGCCATCGATGCGTAG
- a CDS encoding MGMT family protein, whose protein sequence is MEKEDSFPQRVWQIVAAIPEGYVTTYGDVAKLAGSPRAARQVGGVLKRLPEGSTLPWHRVVNRHGTISLTGPDLQRQRQALLAEGVMVSGSGQIDLQLYRWNY, encoded by the coding sequence ATGGAAAAAGAAGATTCATTTCCCCAGCGCGTCTGGCAAATCGTAGCCGCTATTCCCGAAGGCTATGTCACCACTTACGGTGATGTGGCGAAACTGGCGGGATCGCCGCGCGCCGCGCGCCAGGTAGGCGGTGTGTTAAAGCGTCTCCCCGAAGGCAGCACCTTGCCATGGCACCGGGTGGTTAATCGCCACGGCACCATTTCACTGACCGGACCGGATTTACAGCGTCAGCGACAGGCATTACTGGCAGAAGGTGTGATGGTGTCGGGAAGCGGGCAAATCGACTTGCAGCTTTATCGCTGGAACTACTAA